A window from Citrus sinensis cultivar Valencia sweet orange chromosome 5, DVS_A1.0, whole genome shotgun sequence encodes these proteins:
- the LOC102613827 gene encoding tetrahydroberberine oxidase-like: MKPHNFLCPKIVSLIFVLLIKFQGVAFAAENHEIFLKCLYLQSDTIAKVIYTQNNSSYSSVLKASIQNLIFSSPPNPKPLFIITPFHVSEIQAAIKCSKNNGLQIRVRSGGHDHEGLSSISDVPFIIVDLVNFSEISVDAEAKTAWVQSGASLGELNYRIAEKSQNLLAVPVGTCPGVGVGGHFSGGGYGALLRKYGIAADHIVDAHMIDAKGRFLTRESMGEDLFWAIRGSGGSSFGIIVSWKIKLVAVPPTVTVFAVPRTLEQNATRLLHKWQYIADRVHEDLFISPFLYRENSTMVCLFTSLFLGGVDRLLPLMQQSFPELGLTKEDCREMSFIESVVYLDGFKIRESINADVLINERFVKRFFIGKADFVTVPIPVEALEGAYDLFYEEDPRTYGLLVFFPYGGKMSEISESEIPFPHRAGNIYTLLYYAEWQDATDEAYQRHLNMVRKLFNYMTPYVTKNPRAAYINNRDLDIGTNNKLGHTSVQEASVWGKKYFKNNFYRLVQVKTMVDPEDFFRNEQSIPPFNLVKDEL; encoded by the exons ATGAAGCCTCACAATTTTTTGTGCCCAAAGATTGTCTcacttatttttgttcttttaataaaatttcagggGGTGGCTTTTGCAGCTGaaaatcatgaaatttttCTCAAATGTCTCTATCTACAATCTGACACCATTGCTAAAGTGATTTACACCCAAAATAACTCTTCATATTCATCAGTATTGAAGGCCTCAATACAGAATCTTATTTTCTCGTCCCCCCCAAACCCGAAACCTCTATTCATCATCACCCCATTCCACGTGTCCGAAATTCAAGCAGCCATTAAATGCTCCAAAAATAACGGTCTGCAAATTAGAGTACGAAGTGGTGGTCATGATCATGAGGGTCTTTCCTCTATATCTGACGTTCCTTTCATCATTGTTGATTTGGTAAATTTCAGTGAAATCAGTGTTGATGCAGAAGCAAAAACAGCATGGGTTCAATCTGGTGCCAGCCTCGGGGAACTTAATTATAGAATTGCTGAGAAGAGTCAAAATCTGCTTGCCGTTCCGGTAGGAACTTGCCCTGGAGTGGGCGTTGGTGGACATTTTAGTGGCGGCGGCTACGGTGCCTTGTTGCGTAAATACGGTATTGCTGCTGATCACATAGTGGATGCTCACATGATTGACGCCAAAG GCAGATTTTTGACTAGGGAATCAATGGGAGAAGATCTATTTTGGGCTATTCGTGGGAGTGGAGGATCTAGTTTTGGAATCATTGTTTCATGGAAAATAAAGCTAGTTGCTGTTCCGCCAACTGTGACTGTATTCGCCGTCCCAAGAACCTTGGAACAAAATGCAACAAGACTACTTCACAAATGGCAGTACATTGCAGACAGGGTCCATGAAGATTTGTTTATCTCACCCTTCTTATACAGAGAGAATTCCACTATGGTCTGTTTATTCACATCGTTGTTTCTAGGTGGGGTTGATAGGCTACTTCCATTGATGCAGCAGAGCTTCCCTGAGCTCGGATTAACTAAAGAAGACTGCAGAGAAATGAGCTTCATTGAATCCGTCGTTTACCTTGACGGATTCAAGATTAGAGAGTCAATTAATGCAGATGTATTGATTAATGAGAGATTTGTCAAAAGGTTTTTCATAGGAAAAGCAGACTTTGTAACAGTGCCGATTCCTGTGGAAGCTCTTGAAGGggcatatgatttattttatgaggAGGATCCACGAACCTACGGCCTTCTCGTGTTTTTTCCTTACGGTGGAAAAATGAGTGAGATTTCAGAGTCCGAAATTCCATTCCCACATAGAGCAGGCAACATATACACACTTTTGTACTATGCAGAATGGCAAGATGCAACTGATGAAGCGTATCAAAGGCACTTAAATATGGTCAGAAAGTTGTTCAATTATATGACTCCTTATGTTACAAAAAATCCTCGAGCAGCATATATTAATAACAGGGATCTTGACATTGGAACAAACAACAAATTGGGCCACACAAGCGTTCAGGAAGCAAGCGTTTGGGGAAAGAAGTATTTCAAGAACAATTTCTACAGGCTTGTGCAAGTGAAAACTATGGTGGATCCTGAAGATTTCTTCAGAAATGAGCAAAGCATCCCGCCTTTCAACTTGGTGAAAGATGAATTGTGA